In the Leptotrichia sp. oral taxon 847 genome, one interval contains:
- the dnaK gene encoding molecular chaperone DnaK: protein MSKIIGIDLGTTNSCVAVMEGGNFSIIPNSDGGRTTPSVVNIKDNGEIIVGEIAKRQAITNPDSTVISIKTHMGENYKVNIFGKDYTPQEISAMILKKLKKDAESYLGETVTEAVITVPAYFTDAQRQATKDAGEIAGLKVQRIINEPTAAALSYGLDKKKEEKVLVFDLGGGTFDVSVLEIGDGVVEVISTSGNNHLGGDNFDQKIIDWLADEFKKETGIDLRNDKMAVQRLKDAAEDAKKKLSTTLETQISLPFITMDASGPKHLEKKLTRAAFDELTKDLVEATKGPVKQALEDANLDPSGINEILLVGGSTRIPAVQEWVKSFFGKEPNKSINPDEVVAAGAAIQGGVLMGDVKDVLLLDVTPLSLGIETMGGVFTKIIDRNTTVPVKKSQVFSTAADNQPAVSIVVLQGERAKAADNHKLGEFNLNDIPPAPRGVPQIEVTFDIDANGIVHVSAKDLGTGKENTVTISGSSNLSKEEIEKMKKDAEANEAEDAKFKELVEARNQADQLVIATEKTIKENEAKLQGTEKEDIEKAIEELKKVKDGDDIEAIKKGIEELSKVSQGFATRMYQEAAQAQQGAQGESNGNDNSEKNNNDADDVQDAEIVD, encoded by the coding sequence ATGAGTAAAATAATAGGAATAGATTTAGGGACAACAAACAGCTGCGTGGCAGTTATGGAAGGTGGAAACTTTTCAATTATACCAAATTCTGATGGTGGAAGAACTACTCCGTCAGTTGTAAATATTAAAGATAATGGAGAAATTATTGTAGGGGAAATTGCAAAACGTCAAGCGATTACAAATCCTGATTCAACAGTAATTTCAATTAAAACTCACATGGGTGAAAATTATAAAGTAAATATTTTTGGAAAAGATTATACACCGCAAGAAATTTCAGCGATGATTTTGAAAAAATTGAAAAAAGATGCGGAAAGTTACTTAGGAGAAACTGTAACAGAAGCAGTAATTACAGTTCCAGCTTACTTTACTGATGCTCAAAGACAAGCGACTAAAGATGCTGGAGAAATTGCAGGACTGAAAGTTCAAAGAATTATTAATGAACCAACAGCAGCGGCATTGTCTTATGGATTAGATAAGAAAAAAGAAGAAAAAGTGTTAGTATTTGACTTAGGTGGAGGTACATTTGACGTATCGGTACTAGAAATTGGAGATGGAGTAGTAGAAGTTATTTCAACTTCAGGAAACAACCACTTAGGTGGAGATAACTTTGACCAAAAAATCATTGACTGGTTGGCTGATGAGTTTAAAAAAGAAACTGGAATTGATTTGAGAAATGATAAAATGGCAGTTCAAAGATTGAAAGATGCAGCAGAAGATGCCAAGAAAAAATTATCAACTACATTAGAAACACAAATTTCATTACCATTTATCACAATGGATGCAAGTGGACCAAAACATTTGGAAAAGAAATTAACTCGTGCAGCATTTGATGAACTTACCAAAGACTTGGTTGAAGCAACTAAAGGGCCTGTTAAACAAGCATTAGAAGATGCAAACTTAGATCCAAGTGGAATTAATGAAATCTTATTAGTTGGTGGATCAACAAGAATCCCAGCGGTTCAAGAATGGGTTAAATCATTCTTTGGAAAAGAACCTAATAAATCAATTAACCCTGATGAAGTTGTAGCAGCAGGAGCAGCTATTCAAGGTGGAGTATTAATGGGAGACGTTAAAGACGTATTGTTATTAGATGTAACTCCATTGTCATTAGGAATTGAAACAATGGGTGGAGTATTTACTAAGATTATCGATAGAAATACTACTGTGCCAGTTAAAAAATCACAAGTATTCTCAACAGCAGCAGATAATCAACCAGCAGTGTCAATCGTTGTATTGCAAGGGGAAAGAGCAAAAGCTGCAGACAACCATAAATTAGGAGAATTTAACTTGAACGATATTCCACCTGCACCAAGAGGAGTACCTCAAATCGAAGTAACATTTGATATTGATGCAAATGGTATCGTGCATGTATCCGCTAAAGATTTAGGAACAGGAAAAGAAAATACAGTAACAATTTCTGGTTCATCTAATTTATCTAAAGAAGAAATCGAAAAAATGAAAAAAGACGCTGAAGCAAATGAAGCTGAAGATGCTAAATTTAAAGAATTAGTAGAAGCTAGAAACCAAGCTGATCAATTAGTAATTGCAACTGAAAAAACTATAAAAGAAAACGAAGCTAAGTTGCAAGGAACTGAAAAAGAAGACATTGAAAAAGCAATCGAAGAATTGAAAAAAGTAAAAGACGGAGATGACATCGAAGCAATTAAAAAAGGAATCGAAGAATTGTCGAAAGTATCTCAAGGATTTGCAACTAGAATGTACCAAGAAGCAGCTCAAGCACAACAAGGAGCACAAGGCGAATCAAATGGAAATGATAATTCTGAAAAAAATAATAATGATGCGGATGATGTACAAGATGCAGAAATTGTTGATTAA
- the hrcA gene encoding heat-inducible transcriptional repressor HrcA produces the protein MNEREQLILKAIIKHYLDFGESVGSRTLEKKYNIGVSSATIRNTMADLEDKGLIVKTHTSSGRIPTSEGYRLYVEELLKIRDISQEEKEKVFETYNKKINQIDEIFEETSRLLSKISQYAGVVLEPSIRQESIRKVQFVHINDTNVLAVVVMDTFLTKSLNIYLENPVTEEEVDKINNFLNEKIKHSNSIFTLSDLKEFLTNLDLFIPEELEEEQNLNEGKLFFEGSSNLFESNDIVKIVNRAKLFNSPNDLKNIFSQFIQMDKYKDGEVNVIFGEDLGIAGLEDFSFVFSVYTFGDAKGMMGVIGPKRMEYSKTVGLVEYVSEEVQHLLKKK, from the coding sequence ATGAATGAGAGAGAGCAATTAATTTTAAAGGCGATCATCAAACATTATTTAGATTTTGGTGAAAGTGTTGGTTCGAGAACACTTGAAAAAAAGTATAATATTGGTGTGTCGTCAGCCACAATTAGAAATACGATGGCAGATTTAGAGGACAAAGGGTTAATTGTAAAAACTCACACATCTTCCGGAAGAATACCTACAAGTGAGGGATATAGGCTTTATGTCGAAGAACTTTTAAAAATAAGAGATATTTCTCAGGAGGAAAAAGAAAAAGTCTTTGAAACTTACAACAAAAAAATAAATCAAATAGATGAAATTTTTGAAGAGACTTCAAGGTTGTTGTCAAAAATTAGCCAGTATGCAGGAGTGGTATTAGAGCCGTCAATTCGGCAGGAAAGTATAAGAAAAGTTCAATTTGTGCACATAAACGATACAAATGTGTTAGCCGTAGTTGTGATGGATACGTTTTTGACTAAAAGTCTTAATATTTATTTGGAAAATCCTGTAACTGAAGAAGAAGTAGACAAGATAAACAATTTTTTAAATGAAAAAATAAAACATAGTAATTCAATTTTTACATTATCAGATTTAAAAGAGTTTTTGACTAATTTAGATTTGTTTATTCCAGAAGAATTGGAAGAAGAGCAAAATTTAAATGAAGGAAAATTATTTTTTGAAGGAAGTTCAAATTTATTTGAAAGTAATGATATAGTAAAAATTGTAAATAGAGCGAAATTGTTTAACAGTCCAAATGATTTGAAAAATATTTTTTCTCAGTTTATTCAAATGGATAAATACAAAGATGGCGAAGTAAATGTTATTTTTGGAGAAGATTTGGGAATTGCTGGACTAGAAGATTTTTCTTTTGTGTTTTCAGTTTATACTTTTGGAGATGCTAAAGGAATGATGGGAGTAATCGGTCCAAAGCGAATGGAATACTCAAAGACGGTTGGACTTGTTGAATATGTTTCAGAAGAAGTACAGCATTTATTGAAAAAAAAATAA
- the grpE gene encoding nucleotide exchange factor GrpE, with protein MEKEKEEKVNEESKEAVDQEVEAKESETETQEGQKEETPEAVIAKLEADLEEWKSSYTRKLAEFQNFTKRKENEVAEMKKYASEGIIVKLLDNIDNLERAESASAKTKNFDALVEGVNMILRNLRNLLTEEGVEELEAAEGVKFNPYEHQAMMTENVEDLDNDVIVKVFQKGYKLKGKVIRPAMVTVNKK; from the coding sequence ATGGAAAAAGAAAAAGAAGAAAAAGTTAACGAAGAATCAAAAGAAGCAGTAGATCAAGAAGTTGAAGCAAAAGAAAGTGAAACTGAAACTCAGGAAGGACAAAAAGAAGAAACGCCTGAAGCAGTGATTGCAAAACTTGAGGCGGACTTGGAAGAGTGGAAAAGCTCTTATACAAGAAAGTTAGCTGAGTTTCAAAACTTCACAAAAAGAAAAGAAAATGAAGTTGCTGAAATGAAAAAGTATGCTTCTGAAGGAATCATCGTAAAATTATTAGATAATATTGATAATTTAGAAAGAGCTGAAAGTGCTTCTGCCAAAACTAAAAACTTTGATGCATTGGTTGAAGGAGTGAATATGATTTTGAGAAATTTAAGAAATCTTTTGACTGAAGAAGGTGTTGAAGAATTGGAAGCAGCAGAAGGCGTAAAATTTAATCCTTACGAACATCAAGCGATGATGACTGAAAATGTTGAAGATTTGGACAACGATGTTATAGTGAAAGTGTTTCAGAAAGGATATAAATTGAAAGGGAAAGTTATTAGACCAGCGATGGTTACAGTAAATAAAAAATAA
- a CDS encoding aldose epimerase family protein — protein sequence MLKIGSKIETLKYGNVEIAVADRGAELRSYKVDGEEFIWDRKPEFWAASSPVLFPFVGTIKNGAYSFNGKEYKISTRHGFVRTENFELVEKTENSLKFRFSSNKETLEKYPFEFELFITYTIAGNTLEIGYNLVNKNDSDMYFSLGTHPAFALDVNDDIKLSDYYLEFEKNETSKKYKLNEKGLVLDEKADCLNNENKLQITENVFDDDAIIFDDLKSEKVTIKNSKNSKKLI from the coding sequence GTGTTAAAGATAGGAAGTAAAATAGAAACTTTAAAATATGGAAATGTTGAAATTGCAGTTGCAGACAGAGGAGCGGAATTACGAAGTTATAAAGTGGATGGAGAAGAGTTTATATGGGACAGAAAGCCTGAGTTTTGGGCTGCCAGTTCGCCTGTGTTGTTTCCGTTTGTTGGGACTATAAAAAATGGGGCTTATAGTTTTAATGGAAAAGAATATAAAATTTCTACACGGCATGGGTTTGTTCGGACTGAAAATTTTGAACTAGTTGAGAAGACTGAAAACTCTTTGAAGTTTAGATTTTCTTCAAATAAGGAAACTTTGGAGAAGTATCCGTTTGAGTTTGAATTGTTTATAACTTATACAATTGCTGGAAATACTCTGGAGATTGGGTATAATCTTGTGAATAAAAATGATTCTGATATGTATTTTTCGCTTGGAACACATCCTGCATTTGCACTTGATGTAAATGATGACATAAAATTGAGTGATTATTATTTGGAATTTGAGAAAAATGAAACTTCAAAGAAATATAAATTGAATGAAAAAGGGCTTGTTTTAGATGAAAAAGCTGATTGCTTGAATAATGAAAATAAATTGCAGATTACTGAAAATGTATTTGATGATGATGCGATAATATTTGATGATTTAAAATCAGAAAAAGTTACGATAAAAAATAGTAAAAATTCTAAAAAATTAATATAA